A genomic stretch from Cydia amplana chromosome 1, ilCydAmpl1.1, whole genome shotgun sequence includes:
- the LOC134651833 gene encoding vesicular glutamate transporter 1 yields MQGLQAAKEKASGLFANKPLLFKNSQYENFHVDQKGYDQMYDGEDLETPPSPDRPPPRHIDKYLKAELPCLSARYTVALLACFGFSIMFGMRCNMSMAKLKMTEKHNTSSGVKEDTPFNWTVEVEASIDSSYFFGYFITQLPGGFLASMYPANRIFGAAIVASAIFNMAIPGAMAVGPTAVVLLKVAQGFVEGVTYPSCHGIWRMWAPPLERSRLATLAFCGTYAGIVIGMPLSGMLSDYIGWQAPFYFYGVFGLIWYCMWLWLVFERPSKHPHIAGKEMAYIEQSLGTASQAPMPSFWGTPWKAFFTSPPVYAIIVANFCRTWNFCLLVIFQSAYFNSRFQMQITESGFVGAIPHLIMTSLVPIGGMLADYLRKSGTMTTTNVRKLFNCGGFGLEAFFFVLVAYADNKYVATIELTLGVACSGFAISGYNVNHLDIAPRYASILMGLSNGIGTIAGFVVPIVINYITQEKDKLEKAITEWREVFLMGATVHFIGITIYGIFASGELQPWAEPPPSYESPVKSKDHETTFMGNPSAPLKGSSPPGYGAVAPPCPPAPGAAPAPQAHVPNNPFVSGAFYQAEPVQPPAQQYPELTDDGTY; encoded by the exons GAACAGCCAGTATGAAAACTTTCATGTGGACCAGAAGGGCTACGATCAGATGTACGACGGGGAGGACCTGGAAACACCACCTTCACCTGATAGGCCCCCGCCGCGACATATAG ATAAGTACCTGAAAGCGGAGCTGCCATGCCTGAGCGCGCGCTACACGGTGGCGCTGCTCGCCTGCTTCGGCTTCAGCATCATGTTTGGCATGCGCTGCAACATGAGCATGGCCAAGCTCAAGATGACGGAGAAACATAAC ACATCAAGCGGCGTCAAAGAAGACACGCCATTCAACTGGACGGTAGAAGTAGAAGCGTCCATCGATTCCTCCTACTTCTTCGGCTACTTCATCACGCAGCTGCCGGGCGGGTTCCTGGCGTCCATGTACCCGGCCAACAGGATCTTCGGGGCGGCCATTGTGGCGTCCGCCATCTTTAACATGGCTATCCCTGGCGCCATGGCTGTGGGGCCGACTGCAGTCGTGTTATTGAAGGTTGCGCAGGGATTTGTTGAG GGTGTGACGTATCCTTCATGCCACGGCATCTGGCGCATGTGGGCGCCTCCGCTGGAGCGCTCGCGGCTGGCCACTTTAGCCTTCTGCGGGACTTATGCTGGCATCGTCATCGGCATGCCTCTCTCTGGGATGCTGTCAGATTACATAGGCTGGCAGGCGCCGTTCTACTTTTATGGGGTCTTCGGGCTTATATG GTACTGTATGTGGCTGTGGCTGGTGTTCGAGCGGCCGAGCAAGCACCCGCACATCGCCGGCAAGGAGATGGCGTACATCGAGCAGTCCCTCGGCACCGCCTCGCAGGCCCCCATGCCCAGTTTTTGGGGCACGCCGTGGAAGGCCTTTTTTACTTCACCCCCA gtataCGCCATAATTGTAGCAAATTTCTGCAGAACATGGAATTTCTGTTTGCTAGTCATTTTCCAGTCTGCATATTTTAATTCAAGATTTCAAATGCAAATCACAGAG TCTGGCTTTGTGGGCGCTATCCCCCACCTGATTATGACGTCGCTGGTGCCGATCGGCGGCATGTTGGCCGACTACCTGCGCAAGAGTGGCACGATGACCACCACCAACGTGCGCAAGCTGTTCAACTGCGGAGGGTTCGGGCTGGAGGCGTTTTTCTTTGTTCTAGTTGCCTATGCCGATAATAAG TACGTGGCGACTATAGAACTGACGTTGGGCGTGGCATGCAGCGGTTTTGCCATCTCCGGCTACAATGTGAACCATCTGGACATCGCGCCGCGATACGCCTCCATCCTCATGGGCCTGTCCAACGGCATCGGCACCATCGCCGGCTTTGTGGTGCCTATTGTCATCAACTACATTACGCAGGAGAAG GATAAGCTCGAGAAAGCAATAACAGAGTGGCGCGAGGTGTTCTTAATGGGCGCGACGGTGCACTTCATCGGTATCACCATCTACGGCATTTTCGCGTCGGGCGAGCTGCAGCCGTGGGCTGAGCCACCGCCTTCTTACGAGTCGCCTGTCAAGTCTAAGGACCATGAGACCACCTTC ATGGGCAACCCATCGGCGCCTCTAAAGGGCAGCTCGCCACCAGGGTACGGTGCGGTGGCGCCGCCGTGCCCGCCCGCGCccggcgccgcgcccgcgccgcaggCCCACGTGCCCAACAACCCCTTCGTGTCCGGAGCCTTCTATCAGGCGGAGCCCGTGCAACCCCCGGCCCAACAGTACCCTGAGCTCACGGATGACGGCACTTACTAG